ggccagcattggcgcagtgatagactcatggagagaaggcctttgggccagacagactggcttcagcctcttgagaaggaggatgaaagcaaacacttctgatcacgattataaccagtacaatgcccaaaggacacaagttgcctgagatcacttggagaaaccttgtgaagagagatgggcagcttattgctgctgaaatactatggattgaatcaggttcttcagggcattcttgagttccttgttcctcatgctgtagatgatggggttcactgctggaggtaccactgagtaaAGAACTGTCACGACCAGATCcaaggatgaggaggagatggaggggggcttcaggtaggcaaacatggcagtgctgacaaacagggagaccacggccaggtgagggaggcacgtggagaaggttttgtgccacccctgctcagaggggatcctcagcacggccctgaagatatgcacataggacagcacgatgaaaataaaacacccaaaAGCTACTGAAAGGCTAAACTCtataagcccaacttccctgaggtacgtgtgtgagcaggagagcttgaggatctgtgggatttcacagaagaactggtccacagcattgcccttgcagaggggtagtgaaaatgtattggcagtgtgcagcatagcgttgagaaacccactgccccaggcagctgctgccatgtggacacaagctctgctgcccaggagggtcccgtagtgcaggggttggcagatggcaacatagcggtcataggccattaTGGTGAGAAGATAAAATTCTGCTGATAtcaaaaacacaaagagaaagagctgggcagcacatcctgagtaggagatgaccttggtgtcccagagggaattgaccatggatttgggaacagtggtggataTGGTACCCAGgtcaaggatggagaggttgaggaggaagaagtacatgggggtgtggaggcggtggtcgcaggctatggcggtgatgatgaggccgttgcccagcagggcagccaggtagatgcccaggaagagccagaagtgcaagagctgcagctcccgcgtgtctgcgaaggccaggaggaggaagtgggtgatggagctggtgttggacatctgctgcctctgggcatgggggactgtccaagagggaaaagacagtgacaagttaggagagacttctctgagcaaaatcaaagccatttctcataggaacccccaaagtgtctctctccattcaggaagacctttggcaggtgccttgcacgagctctggttggtgctggctgagggtgccccagggagccgcaggctctgctctgggctctgcaggAGCCAATCCTGCCtcacagcaataggtaaacaggaacatggggtgatctcagattaaatccactcgtgatatcaaagagcttctcagcattgtcgctgccaattcacctgcctgcagagcagagctgtgggggttttggtttgtgccttctggtctggttgccccaccacagctgagccgtgtttctaatgcagaaatcctgggcatttctgctgtaCTGCAactgaaatcgtgtgggtcctgagaggacctgactgtccctcagtgcaaagtgaggacagccgctctgtccatcagtcctgatctcagctgccctgtgctggcagctctttcagctggaggactatggcactcccGTGTTCCCCCCtaaagaaaccggacactgctgggagcagaggaatccacgttctgagtgcacatctccaaagccctcaccccattgtacctgaggaggagctcagctctcccctcccaaccacggacacagagggctccttacagctgcccacatacagccacccagcagcatttcaatggccttagcaccgaggtgtcttctccatggggctcctgcatgacatagagatgccccgggagagctttgccctactggcgggcagcctgcagcccagcaggacctcccaaggaaagactcaactctcctaaatttcctgtgtcctggaaggagggtgagatgtgtgccagccgcacaccctgcagtacccagagccccaaaggttaacagggtgcgagttggatgcttttcctccacggacatacgggcatgacagtagacacagcgttggtgtctgagctgcacttgaatcctcaccccccacagcagtgagtgtcacagtaagaacaagggcggcagggagaagaggagaacgtgccagagttcccctgccaagggaggcaggggagggagacacagtcagagacttgagtttttctcctctttggtggtcaggctgctgggaaagaaactcatggccaagtgtccatgacatgaagggcagaggctctgctgtgtgagtgaggagagcagggggttgctccagggaaagcatctgcactgcaggggatggcagggaggtgcccgaacccctcctgccatggcctttctgggagcagttctctcttcctcgctgcccatggctctgctgcctggagctcttctgggccaggacctgtttctctgccctcacctctcctccctcttcatgctcacagagcccatccgccctgctgcgtgctcagctctgccctgcagacacctcctggcagcagggcactgcccagggacatctcggtgtgtgcaggggctaggaagcagctcaggcaagtcctaacgagaactggggtcttattgcctactccagagcagagcaatcaattcccatctcccactgcccacccagacaacccaggggagaaaactcaaagcacacacttcttccctttcaggtaatcccctacctcgacactcatctttaacatgaccctctgcaactgtcctctgggtgatggagaagcctgagcagccctgacccacgctgcaccctctggacagcagaaggaccctgccctgccggggatcactccttccacccacagcttctccccacagcatcgtggggagctccccgggcaggctgagtgctgaccctggcaggcggcagagtccctgccctggtgctcagccccctggggcgcagggaccctgctcggaaggacagccctggccacccctgcctgcacacacgccttcaccccctggagcagtgcctgggagaaggcagccgtcatggcctctccttctgacggtgcagcagggaagccctgctctgcagcacgtcctcctcctctacagcagggaagctgagagagtcctcctgaaagatcatagttgctgtgggatgtaccagcttttggatatccctccaggaacaccagctacattgtcctgcacccaggcacttaccatgtagagggctgtgaagatctctccgcgcagtgagctctcagcatcctcccactccagactgcctttacgctctctctgcctcgctccctccccttggtgcctgcaggcagtgccctcagccctgctgcgctttgcaaaggagctgctcctgggcagagctgtctctctgcagcactgcccacttgccaggagctccctccttccaggagcccagcccagctcagcagcagaggaccagcccaaggcagcacttgctctgcccctcgcggctccctcgaggggtccctggggctccaggggaacctgctgggaaacagcctgaagtcatccctgatcttccctccctcagctgcgcagagacacttacttctcctctcaggaaaagacttggccatgagaatcccctttctttgtcccagcattagacaggactcccaggaaggtgacaagcaaagacctaatttctccaaactgggggatatcctcacgtgaatgaaataggcatttcagtctggctttgtagtcctagggctcaaaagacattcagctctctgttgtccacgccatgtctctgctctgaagcaaagtctttgcacacagggggtcttgggcgcttgggaccaggtttccttggggcagggacaagcttgcctgcttccacagctgcagggcttcagcccaaacgtgcagcaatggcctcagccagggccacaggcaggaagagctggagctgctcctgaggagacagagctgtgacatggttgcagagctcaggacagctgctcttcaaggacagcatcctccaagctcagcaaggctccagatcgaaactccctctgaacttgaaaggccattgaagggcaccagaaggagcattcactgcttcaggcacagttaaagaagaaacaatgatgctgtgtggccactgctgaatgtggtgagagcaggaggagatagatctgaggttctctgtgtcctctttgcctcaggcttccccagcaaggtctgccaggcctctgggactcagggcaggactctggaggagatcaagcagcggtgcatggggatcaagtcagggatcacttgagccaacgcaatccttaccagtcgaggggacaggaggggcggcatcccagggagctgagagagcagcccaaggtcacagtgaagccactctccatcatctttcaaaggtggtggtgtctgtggggattccctgatgactcgcagcacccaaaccttgcacgcacctttcaaaactgccccaaggatgtgcagaggagcggaaggctgtgccccagatcgtgttccctcagatcccatttctgggggtctgaaagagaaggtgactggatttactggatttagcttgtctctcaccatcctctttgctttctgtgatgaaaggacaggactgcaggacacagggagaccagtggttgtcttttcacctggaggtcagtgaagttttccacatcacccacccacaatattcttgtgcccaaggTCGTATATtttggtctgcatgggtggataagtagatgggtaaataaccagatggatggtctggctcagagggacgtgatcaatgcgtggtactctgcctgcaggcatcgagctcgtagggtcctgcaggggtctgtactgccacctgccctctttaacgtgcttttaatggcctgcaggagatgagcgagtgctttttcatcgcatttgtAGATGGACACTATATTGAGGAAAGCAGACTCTGCAGTGGAGGTCAGGCCTGCCATCATGAAGGACAAAGAaaggccagagggatttgcaaaaagtaacatcctgatgtccagtaaagacaaaTTTGCAAGTCCTGCCTTGATGTGCACCAATCCTGTGCAATGACAGAGACCAGGGGCTTTGTGACtggtagcagctctgtgggaaaagctctggtggtccttggatttcattaggcaaaacgggagccatcaccaaaggcggccaacggcatcctttgcttctctcttcattccttgaaattacaagtgcttctcttttcttatcctaataccctccaaaaagaacagcctaccctctgaaacatttccccattggccgtgcatttcttctttcgttccctcttttggcatttctgagatggttgctggttttcaaccttgggtagcaattccattaagcacatcattctctttcagtccttggagtgtcctgcaattccccatcttgttatcttgtttgagacactgcccacaaaccttaactgcagacgtgttggagtttcagtccagagggaccttgacacacatggagacatggccaacagaaacctcctgaagttttaaaggcaaagggggcaaggtctgcactgagtcagaagaacctcgtgcatcaggacaggctgggacctgactggctgaggattgttctgaggagaaggccatgggagttctggtggatgccctaggagcccatgggtttcccattttgaaaggaggatggagaaactggagaaggtccagaggaagtgtgttaccatgggcttaggagcctaaagcacatgagctgtgtggagaggctgaggcaactgggcctctttagtctgctgaaggggaggcacagggcagtctaaaagcaggcgacacctgcctggagaggtggtggagccaagctcttctgcaatggcagatggtatggcagagacaacagccacaagcttcttcctgggggcttcagactgggcctcaggaaaaactggcgaggagggtgatgctgcagtgcagcaggacacccagagactctctgtgctctccatctttggaggttttcaggtttcagctctacaaagtcacagccgacctgcggttggtgattccccaggctttggtgggagcctggaccggagacccccagtagtcccttttcccaccatctcttccatgcccttgtgccttgcagtgtccccatgttgtggaggctcacaaaatcaaattaagcaggtgatagattcaaaaataaacttgatttaagcaaaaattgtttagcagcaaagtaacttGAAATGAGGCTCaccaaaatcattcaacactccaACAACATCActaaaccacaggttcaggatggtgtacagGGAATTTAGACTTCACGGCCGGGTTcagaaatgagcatctaaaatgtgcacagtcactggcttataagatgagggctctcaaccttgaggaggtTCCTTGGGCAgtgtcccgacccaaggggagagtccccgactgcagtcccgctgctccgaggaggacccactcaacttgccctctggtggggctccatttataccccagttgaatctgacctgtggtcaactctgagtggctgagggccttaactttcttactcctcgcccaaggtgtatacatgaccataattactgacccaaaCTGTGTACGTGATGGTTGGTACTTGCCACCTTAAAGGCGCTAAATTAAGGGCATGAAATtaaggatgcagtggtcctgATGCCTACGGTCTTTGATTGGGGTGGGTGCACccgccacacaatccaccccctgaccacagtcaccattcgactggtttccttggagtgatggtacagtcacctcttgcctccaaagttaaaagggagcgcagtctcGGTGAGGTCAGTGCTCAccgtgaatcttcatttctcagtttaaggtcgtactggaacatcaattgtaccaacagagtctaaaggaacaccaattaTACAAACAGATTAATATAGATTTCATTGTTGTGCGCTTTAACACAAGTTATAACAATACAAATCACAACAATCACAACTACTACCATTATCagagattggagaaggctggttagccatcctgacaaagaaaacccaaacacatcgaaaactttccccaaccaattagtccccagtgcagcaacaattgcctctgagtcctctgctacttctgtcattttgttgatctggtcttgaagggGTCCTGACACATTCGGCatgtgggcacagcactcatcTACCCATTGGTTCACAACTCCACATacgcctttctcctttaccagcatcagatctAACACGGCTCAATTATGAATAGTCATTCTACTGGTATGCTGTAATTGATcatctatgtcctggtttcgctGGGATAgcattagatttcttcctagtgctgtgttttggatttagtatgaggagaatgttgataacacactgccaccattcctgttcttcgggagctatctttggaaactattaataattacactttttaccccttcccctcggagagccaatttacaggggagatagcttccttcaccttccccttctcctccaggctgattacaatagctctggAAGATTTTGGATATCTTTGGGATGCtgaaaccagcgtgttcctattgctatgtcttctgaatatgtttcaggccttgtttaagtttAAACTATTTAAGGATACCACCCAGatatctgccctgaggctggatagttttgagtggcagggtgtgtgggaaagcataggcaagtacctaggacagtggtcacctccaatgttttggagcttcacccctgaacaagtgcagaatcctgaaaaactagtaaaattattggaaaatgtatgctgtcaccctggcaattccagagagacccagattactgcaaggggctggggcctggcccatgcctaccgagccctgttcaacactattcagaaccctcaagggggaaaGAAGGTCTCCGGATCCGATGACAAAACGACTGCGGCtcctccaaccccagcaacaggtactacagctgaaccagaggaccaacccttgctggtatccgtcacccctgtacagaagaagaaatcttggaggcaaaagtcaggtcatttagaaagggatgatggaaaagcagggccatcaggaggagggcaggaggaagaggaagaactcataaatgagatgaaaccacccgatccctatccctgagtgagctacgAGATATGTGGAAGCcgtcatccaggtgagcacattgttacctggctccTCTGATaatggggccagcagcctggaattagaggggaagcagctgggatcccttgctagggaaggggtcattgacaaagcgattgcaaaagggacacaggtcctcagcctggtttatagtgatctggacaacgaccaaatgcccaaagatccggatgaagtccagtgcacgcgacccatgtggaggaagttggtacggagtgcaacAGCGTCACATGCCAGTTCATTGgaagtactgtgctggaaagaggaagaagcaccaacagtggatgacgtggttggcagactctgggaatacgaagaaattctc
The nucleotide sequence above comes from Calonectris borealis unplaced genomic scaffold, bCalBor7.hap1.2 HAP1_SCAFFOLD_49, whole genome shotgun sequence. Encoded proteins:
- the LOC142076409 gene encoding olfactory receptor 14C36-like, with amino-acid sequence MSNTSSITHFLLLAFADTRELQLLHFWLFLGIYLAALLGNGLIITAIACDHRLHTPMYFFLLNLSILDLGTISTTVPKSMVNSLWDTKVISYSGCAAQLFLFVFLISAEFYLLTIMAYDRYVAICQPLHYGTLLGSRACVHMAAAAWGSGFLNAMLHTANTFSLPLCKGNAVDQFFCEIPQILKLSCSHTYLREVGLIEFSLSVAFGCFIFIVLSYVHIFRAVLRIPSEQGWHKTFSTCLPHLAVVSLFVSTAMFAYLKPPSISSSSLDLVVTVLYSVVPPAVNPIIYSMRNKELKNALKNLIQSIVFQQQ